The DNA segment CTGAGACTGCCGGACGCCGAGGACCCCTGGGTGCTGGCTCCGGTCGCAAAGTTCGACGTGCGTTCGGGCGGCCGGCCTTCCGTGGAGTGGGAACTGCTCGTCGGATCCGAGACCTGCCGCGCAAAGAACGGCACGATCGTCATCGAGCCCGGTGTTCGCACGGCGGTGTTCAGCGGCGTGACCAACCCGGCCAGCCATCCGGTCCGGGGCGGCTACGCCCGACTCGCGGTGGACGTGCCCAAGGCCCGTGGAGGTGCGGCGTGAAGCCGGTGTTCCCCTATCCCACGCTCCTCGGCGATGTGTCGTGCGACGTCGTCTCGGTCGCTGTGGACGGAAAACCCCTCCCCTACACGAAGGTCTCGCCCACGGAGCGTGTGGTCGCCCTGCACCAATCCGGGCGCGCGGGCTGGGAGGCAGCGGTTCTGGACCTCCGCGTGACCCTTCCGCAAGCCGAGGTGCGGGACGGCCCCTGGCAGGACGTGAGCTGCCTGGCGGTTCTGACCGAGAAGGCCACCAACGCTCGCACGACCGCCCGGCTCCGCCCTGCCATGGACGGTCCCATGACCGGGTCGATCGCCCTGTCGCGCGTCGCCCACCTACGGCGTGCGACGTTGTCTCTGCTGGTCGTGGCGACCGTGGACGGAGTCCCGGGCCGCCTCGTTGGCTCCGCGGAGGACGACTGGTATATCGATCTCGAGGAGACGACGCCGGTCCGGCAACGAGAGATCGAGATCGTGGAAGTCGACTTCCGGGACGGCCCGCACCCGTGGTTGCGCCCCTTCAAGGAGTCTCCGTGGATCGTCGAGACCGCCGGTGACATGCCCACGGTCTACCTCAACACCGGGGCAGTCGAGGGCCTGATGGAGGTACTGAGGGGCCGCGGTGGCAGTCCGACGGAACGGGTGGTCCGCGAGGTGACCGCCTCTCAGATCGCCCAGGACGCATGGACCGCGATGTTCCACACGGCCGCCGGTGACTTGGAAACCGACGAGGACGGCACCCCGGTGATGCCCACGGGGTGGCGTGAGGCGGTACTGCGCACGATGCTGCCCGACGTGCTGCCCGGACGACAGCTCACCGACGCGCTGTACGAGATCAACGAACGCCGCGCGAAGGGCTTCGGATGGTCGGAACTGCAGACGGGCATCCAGTACGCGTCCGGTCGCCGCGCGCAGATCGCGAAGAAACTGACGCACGCGGTGCGCACCGTCGACCGCGCCGAGAGGAGCACCGACTGATGTCGCGTCGCGCACCCTTCGACGTCCCCGAGGTGCTCGGCCTGCTGCCCGACTCGGCCGTCGCCAAGCATCTGAGTCGTGGCATGCAGGCAGGCCAGGAGAACCCGCCCCAAGTGGTTCTGCGCAAGGCGAGCACGTCCTTCTCGGACAACGCGGCCCGATGGCGCAGCGCGCCCGTTCGGGAGCTCGTCGAGCAAGCCATGACGCGATTCGACGACGAGCGCAGCGCCGCCGACGGCTGGCTCGCTCCTCGCCTGCACGCCACCCTCCGCATGACGCGTTCCGAGGCCGGCGATCGCAGGCTGTGGAACCATATCGCGATGCTCGTCGCTCCCGACTACGTGGTCTGGCGCCACAAGGGAGCGGAGATCGCGCAGAGTTCCCGCTTCTGCGGACCGCACTACACGCAGTGTTTCTCCCGCTTGTGGTGGGTCGCCGAGCTCTTCCGGGACGGGCCCGACTACCGCCCCGTGCAGATCGCCTGCGCTGTCCAGGACGTCCTCAACACCACCCTGCGTCTGGATGTCATCGACCACCGGCCGACCGCGCAGGCCCTGGTACGCGTCTTCGACCGGCTGTTCTCGTCCGGTACGCCGCGCCCGGGCGATCACGTCAACGCGCTTTCCTCCGCCGTCAACGCCGCCGGCAGCACACTCGTCTACGACGTCCTGGCTCCCGACGCTTCCCCGCTCGTGGAGGAGCTCCACGACTGGATCGCCGCAGCGGAGGAAGCGGCGCCGGTTCGCTGGGATAGGTTGCCGGACGGGCCGGACGACGGTGGAGTGCAGGCCGGGGCGGTCGATGCACTCGTGCCCCTCTTCGACAAGCTCCTGGCCGAGGCTCCGCTTCGCCGTCGAGGCCGCGTGCCGGACGAGGAGGAAGACCTCACTCCGACGCCCACCGTCCCCGAGCAGCGGCAAGGAGTGAGCCTCGACAAGAATCTGCCACCTTGGATGCACCAGGGGTGAAGAGGCGGGCTCAGGCCTGTGTGTCGGTGTCGGTGTCGGTGTCGGCAGGAACGCCTTGCTCCCCCGCTCGCGATCGCCAGCGCAGGAGTTCTCCCCTGGCGTCCTGGGGGATGCCATGGTCGAGAGCGGCGCTCAGCACGTGCACACCGAACCACGGTGGTACCGCGTTGCCGATCTGTTGGGCCTGGTCGTTACCCCGCCACGGGTACCGGTAGGGGAATGTCTGGAAGACGCCGGCTTCCTCGTTGCTCAGGCGCTCCATCTCGGTCTCTCGGGCGTCCAGACCCACAATCCGGTTACGCTTCCACTTACCGGTGATGGTCGCGGACGGTTGGTCGGATTCTCGACGTCCCCGAGCCTTGGGGTCACCGCCACTGCCGTAGTTGGACACAACGCAGAACGGCATCGTGCGCGGGGTTGCCTCCTCCACGCACGCGTACACGTCCCGAAGAGCACCAGCCATCGACACCCAGGGCTCACGACCACCGGACACAACCTCACCAGCGCGCACTCCCTTGCGGTACTGGTGGTGCGTCGCGGCCAAGAAGTCCTTGGGAATCTCGGTATGCCGTGCCACGAGCACTGCCCGCCGACGTGTTTGAGGAACCCCGTACTGCTCCGTGTGATAGACCTTCGCCGAAGTCTGATACCCGACAGCCTTCAGCACCTTCTCGTACTCGTGCCAGACCTCGATGACGGAGGGCACCTGCTCGAGGACGATCACGTCGAACGGGCGAGGCTCGTTCTCCTCGTGGCGAGGACGAAGCATCGCCTCGAAGATCCACCGCAGAGGCTGGAGGACCAGCCCGGTCCGCTCGTCTTCGAGCTTGTCCAGTTCGCGCTGGATGTCCTCCCAGGTTTCCCCGTTCATCCCCGCCTTCTCACGCGTGTACCAAGCGTGCATGCGGTGGATGAATCCGGTGACGAGATCGAAAGCCTTGCGCCCCGAACCGCTTCCCGCGATGGAGAACGTCTGACAAGGGGGTCCCCCTGCCAGCACGGTGCAGTCCTTGAAGTCGGGGTGGTCCGGTCCGAAAAAACGGACGTCGCCGTGAACGGTCCTCAGGCCCGCGGCGAGCCTTGTGGCCACCGCGTCGTCGTCCCACTCGATGCCGATCGACGGAATACCGAGGACTTCCGCCCCCAAATCCAGCCCACCCGGCCCCGCGAAGAGGTCGACAATGTGCCAAGGCAGCCGTTGCGGCTGATCGGGTGGTGCGCTGGTCATGGTGGGGAAGTCTATCGGCCGGTCGACGCATGCCATCCCGCCTTCACCATTCACCCCTCCACGGATCACCGCCGATCCCCGGACCGCAGGACTGAAGCGATCGCTTCGCCCACCGCCTGCGCGAGAGGAGGAGGTGTGGCGTTACCCACCTGTCGATAGCGGGCCGTCTTGCGACCGGCGATGAACCACTCGGCAGGGAAGCCCTGCAACAAGGCCACCTGTTCGACGGTAAGAGGAACGCGTCCGCTCCGTCCGGCGACAGGATTCCAGGAGAAGTCGGCCCCTGGGACCAGATCCGCCACGGTCACCCCGTCCACGCCGATACGCTCCCACTTCCGCTTGGCGCCGGTCGGGCCGAGGTCCGCTCCCCCGCGATCCCAGGAGCCGCCGACGATGGTGGGGGCGATCACATCGGCCTGGGCAGCCCACCTGGCGGCGTCGGGCCACCCCCGCTCCCCCATGGAGTCCAGCAGAGTCCGTCCGACGGTCGGCGGGGGCCCCTGGTGCGGCTTGGGCCACTCGAATCGCTCGATCAGATCGTCCTTGAAAGCGACGAGCAGGCCCACTTCTCGGCTCTGCGGGACGCCGAAGTCCTTGGCGTTGAGGACGTGCCACCGGAATCGGTACCCAAGGTGGCCAAGCTCCTCCGCGACGGACGCGCGGATCGGTTCGTACTCGTCTTTCCGCACCAGGTCGGGCACGTTCTCCAGGAGGACTGCACGCGGCTGCACTCCGTAGATCAAGTCCACCGCGGCCCCGAGTACCGCGAGCTCCGCGTCGTCGCCTCTGGTGCGGGTGGCAGTCGCCGGGGACTTCACCCGCGGCAGACCACCCGAGAGCAGCTGGACATCGTAGACCTGCTGATCCTCCGCGGGATCGAAGGCTGCGAGATCCACTTCACGAACGTCCCAGCCCGGGCGGTTGGCACGCAGGGTCTCGCACGCGATCGGACGGTTGTCGAGAAGCAGCACGGGATCGAAGCCCGCGCGTTCGAGACCCAGCGCGAGGCCTCCCGCCCCGGCGCAGATCTCCAGCGCGGTGAGCCTGCCCGGCTGTGCCAGATCGCCGCGATCAGCGGCGAGCACCACGTTCCCCCCGATCATGATGGTGCCGCTCCCCCGTCGTCCCGAACACAGATCGTTCCCGCCCGCCGGCCGACCTGGTCGGCCGGCGGAATCCCCGTGATCGAGGTTACCGGCCGGCCGACCTGGCTGTGGGTCCTCCCGATCAGCGAGCGTCGATGATCGCTTGCCCCTCCTTGGCCGAGTCGATCGTCGTGAAGCGCACGACACGACCGTCGGCACGGCGGGCCGTGGAAGGGGCGACGAAAGAGAAGGCCATGGTGATCTTCTCCGGATCGAGGCGTCCGTCCTCGGCGATGGCGCCCCGATGCTTCGATTCGACCACGGGGTACACGATCACGACGCCGCGGCGGGGAGCGACGAGATTCTCCGTGCCGCTGTCGCCCGAATCCGCGAGACTCCCCGCGATGCGGAGCGGCACCGCACGGTGCTTGGGCTCGCTGATCGCACCGAAGAGAGGATCTCGTCGCCGATCGCGCCCGAACCACGCGAAGGAACGGTTGCCGGCCCCCAGGGCGAGACGCTGGCCGCGCTTCGTGTGCTGGGGGGCGATGACCAGCCAGTCGTCGACGTCCGGCGAGCCGCCCTCGTTGATCTCGGCCAGGTAGGCCAGATGCGGCTCGAACTGAGAGGGCGCCCCCCAGCGCACATCGCGAATCAGATCGAGGAATTCCGTCGTGCCGAGCCGCCCGATGAAGGCGTCGAATCGATGAGTGACGGCCTCGCGCGACCCTTCGGCGGGGAAGTGGTACGCAAGCGATGCGGGGGTGGGTGACAAGGCTTCCAGAACAGGGGTCCAGAGGTTGGTGTTGAACCGCACGTCGGTAGCCTTGGCCGGATAGGCCGTGGGCTCTTGCCACTCGCCCGGAGAGCGCAGCTCGACCAGTCGTGCGTTGTACATCTTGTTCGGGCTGGTCGGCTTGAGCCACGGCAGGTGCTGAGAGACCAGCGGTGGCACCTGATCGGGAGTGACCTGGGGCTTGCCATCGATCATCGTCGCGTACTGCTTCAGTTCCGTGCGGAACGTCTCTTCATCCAGACAGATCGCCTCGAAACCGGCATACAGGTCGATCTCCTTGGCTCCCATCGTCTCGGCACGGCCGAGAAACAGGCGTACGAGGTCCCGGTAGCCCTCCCGGAAGCCGAACCAACGGCCCATCTGCATGAGCGTGGAGGCATTGCCCGCTCGACGACGGAAATACGAGACGGTCAGCCCTTCGACGGTGAAACCACGTGCAAGTTTCTGCCCGCCTATGAGGATCTTCCAGATGGAGCGCTTGTCGAAATCGGCTTCGCCCGTCTCGATGTCCTTGTCGCCGTTGACGACGATGATGGGGTTGTCGTCACCGCCGATACGGGTGACGGCAGGCCCCACGTATGGAGCGAGTTCGTCGTACGAAGGCGGCACGGCGTGGCCGTCGGCGCGGACGGCCGACACGGGGGCGAGGTCCTTTTCGAAGAGCTCGCGCAGGCGCTGATGCCCCGTCGGCCCCATGTATCCCGCGTTCCACCACATCCCGGTCACCTTGCTCAGGAGTTCCCGGTGCACCTCGGTGCGTACCGACTCGTGAATGAGCATGGTGTGATGCTGGAAATACCGATCCCCCAGACCTCCGCGGTCCTCTCGGTACAGCTTCATCGCCGCCGTGAGGACGAACATGTCCATGGCCTGCTGGAGGCAGAAGTCGTCGTCCCCGTTTTCGTCGTGCACGGTGATGTTGCGAACGTGAGCGAGTTCGTTGGAGTTGGCGACGGTACGCTCCTCCTCCGGGACGGCCGAGTCGAGGTCGTGGAAGTCGCGGGCTCCCATGTAGCCGTCGGGGCGGGGCAACGAGACGATGAAGTCTTTGGGGAAGATGTCCTCGGCGTTGCTGGGATCGACGAATACGTTGGCGTACGGAGTGGCCGTGTAACCGACGTACTGGGCACGCGGCAAGAGCTGGAGCAGCTCCGAGATCTTCAGGTTGATGGCGCTGCGCTCGGCGTCGGGCTTGGTGAGGTTGGACGTGTTGACCGATGCCTCGTCGGACTCGTCATCGATGATCAGGACGGGAATCTCGGAGAGCGGCGTCTTGATCTTCTTGAGATCCTTCACCAGCTTTCCCAGCACGGTCTTGTGCTTCTTGACCACCATGAGACGCGCCGACGAACGGTGCAGGTTGCGCATGTCGTAGAGCGGGAGTGCCGGCTCCTGCTTCTCGAATTCGAGCGCGGTGATGCCCTGGAGAAGGCTCTTGTAGTCGTCGTCACGGGTGGTGAGGCGCACGATGTCGAACGCGCCGCGGGCGGAGGGAAGGTCGCCGAAACTCGTGAACTTACCTTGGATCCAGGCCGGGTCGTTGGCGTAGTCGGATTCGTATTCGGGGGCACCACGCAGGATGTTCTCCCGGCCGACCAGCTCCATGTCGAGGCGTCGTTGGGTTTGCGCGCGCAGCATGTTGAGGGTGCCGCCAAGGACGATGACCAGTCGGTAACCGGCGTCGACCGCCTTGGCGATGACACCCGCGAAGTTGGCGGTCTTACCCGACTGCACGTAGCCGACGACCAGTCCCTTGGATTGATAGGCCGACGACTGGGTCGGATCCGCCAAGCGCTCGACGACCGCGTCGGTTGCGACGTCGACGCTGGCCACGGCTTCCGGTACCCACCCCTTTCCCTCCAGGTAGGAACGGTACGCGGGCCAGTACCAGGGGCGTCCCTGGAGAGACTGCGGGGTGTACCAGGGAACGAACTCGTCGCTGATGACCACGGGGGCCTCGACGTGCGAGACGGGCACGAGACTGTCCAGCAGCTTGCGCGTCTCCTCGGAGAGGCCGAGCAGGCCGTAGACGTCGTCACGACGCTCCTGGGTCCGCTCGGTGGTGTCCGACCAACCCGGCCCCGGCAGGAAGTCCCAATCCGTCAGCTTCCGGCGCCACACCTCGACCAGAGGATCGGTCGGATGAGAGCGCTCGAGCGCGGCTCGCAGAACGTCTTCACTCGCCAGTTCCTCGGCTTCCGGGGACAGGCTCTCCGCCTGGTACTCCAGCGCGCGCACCAACTTCTTGGGACGGCTGGTGTGCATGTCCGCCAGAGCCGCGTTGAGCAGTTGCAGAAGGATCTCGTCGTTGGGGCTGTTGGTCATGGTCTTCCTCGGGGTACCGGGGGGGGAATCGTCGATGAGTGGAAAGGCGAAATCCGGTCAGGGCAGCGGCAGGTCGGACAGGTCGACAGAAGCTGGTGGTTCGGTGACGGACGGAAGGTCGGTGACGTCAACGACGTAGGTGACCCTGTCTATCCTCCCGGCCGCGCCGGCGGGCAGATCGTCGGCGGTGAGACGTGGCACGTCGGTCGCTCGGAGCACCAGGGGGCTGTCACGTGGCGTCCAACGCTCGTCGTCCGGCTGGTCGGGGTCCCAACCCGCGGCGGTGAGGAGCCCGTCCAGACGCCTGCGCAGGGAAATACCCTCGGCGGCAGCCGCGTCGCGGGCAGCCGACACCGAGTCCGTCAGCGTTCGGCCCCCGGCGCCGCCACGGGTCAACCGGAACGAAGCGAGCCAAAGCGACCGCCCAGGCGTTTCCGTCAACTGTCCGAGACCGTGGATAGTGTGCCTGCGCCGCTCCGACGCGGTGGTCTTGACCTCCAGGTCGGCCGATTCGAAGGCGAAATCGTGCTCTTCGCCGTTCGGCCCCACCCAGGCATCGAGTGCGGACTGCCACCCGATGGCATCGGCCACTCTCACCAGTACGGCGAGTTCGCCGTGGAGGCCCAGGCGCTTGTCGGGCGACAGACCACGAGGTCGGCCGAGGAGCGCGCTCCAGCCGTGCACCGTGTCGTCGAAGGCACGCTTGAAGTCCTTGCCGTCGACGACGATGCGATCAGCCACGGCCAGCAGGAGGTCGTGGAAGTCCCGGAGCAATTCCGGGTCCCGAGTCGTGATACGAGCCATGCGTCGGCCCCCGTGGAGTATCCGGTCGACACGGACGGCTGCCGGCGGCGAGTGCGGCACACGGTGCTTGCCCGCCAGTTCGACATGCAGGGCTATGCCCTGGCCACCGTCCGATATCTCGTAGGACACCAGGGGTTGGTCGCGCGTCGAAAGCCGGTAACTCGCACCGAGTCCGCGTCCGAGGTAGTGCTCCACCGTGGTCCACGGCAATTCGATCGCCTGCGGTTCCGGCGAGGTGAGGTTCTCGTCCGAGGATCCCGTCGCCCCGTCCAGCGGTACGCCCATCAGTCGGCCATCCGATCGAGCTCGGAGCGTGCGGCGGCGACCAGGACGGACTGCCACAGCTCGATGTTGTCCTTGAGACGGCTTCCCATGCGTTCGCGCTGGAACGCATCCTGCATCAGCAGATACATCAGGGACTTCACCATCGGGGCGTCGTTCGGCCCGTCGTTACGGCCGCCGAGCAGGGCGGCACGATAGTGCTGATTGAGCAGGAGCACATGAGCTTCCTGGTCGACTTCGAAGAACCGGTCGTTGGGCAGTTTCTGCCACCGGAACTGCAACGGCTCCTCGTGGTCCAGCAACGGCAGTTCCTCCTCTACCACCTGGCGGACCTGCGGGTCCATGCCTCGCCCCGGAGGAACGACAGCCCTTCGCGTGACACCGGCGCGCTTCCTCGCCTCTCGATACACGCGCTCGGCGTCCGAGAGGTAACCGGCGAACGTGCGTCCCAGGTCGTCCTCGGCACCGTCGAGGACGGAGACGAACTCCGGGGAGGCCTGGACTCCCTCCTTCTTCACGGTGAGCCGGAATACGTTGCCTTCGGGATCATCCGGCAGATCGACGGCCACACGCGCCAGGGCAAGGTGCTGCTCCGGCTGACGGAAGTTGTTCCAGCCGCCTGCCTGCACCAGTCGATCATTGCGGTAGAAGTAGAACCCCTCCTTCTCGACGACCGCTCCGAAGGCTTTGTACTCGTCGAGCGACGAACGCGGAGGCCAGATGTGGGCGCGGAGGGACACCGGCCCCAACGCGGGGACGTCCGCGGTGAACGTGCTCGGATAGGTGGAGTCTCCCGGAACCGGGTATCCGAAGGGATCGAGCGCCTCCACACCGTAATTCGCGTACTCGACGCCGGTCCGGACGTCCTGGACCGAGATGGTGATGTGGAAGTCGTCTCGCGCTAGGAAACGGTGCAGGCACAGCCCCAGGTGAAGGCCCAACTTGTTGACGGTGCGGTGCAGATAGCGGTCGGTCTGGCCGCCGCCACCGTGCTTGGGGAAGTCCTTGACGCCGTCCCAGCGGACGACGGTGCCCTGAAACCCGATCGGACGCCCCTGATAGAAGTCGACGAAATCCTGGGCGAAATCGGGGTCGATGATGTCGCACTGGAAGCCCTGCTTGGCGTGTTCCATAAGCCAGCGCCGCCCGACGGGACGGGTCCGCTTGGTGCGGCTCACCACGGTCACGGAGTCGGCGTGACTGAGCGACGCGGACTTCAGACCGGTACCGAACATGCCCAGGGATCTCTTGTCGTAGCCGCGGCGGCCACCCACGGTCATCGCGATGTCGAGCTCCTCCTCGTCCATGCCTTTGCCGTCGTCGACGATCACCAGGCTGACGAGACGGTCGCCGTCCCGCAGGAAATGAATGACGACGTTCTCGGCGCCGGCATCGATGGAGTTGTCCACCAAGTCGGCTATGGCCGCGTCGAACCCGTACCCCTGGCTGCTGAGCGCTTCCATGTAGCGCCCGTCAGGAGGCAGGCGCTTGCTGCCGGCCGTGGGGACCTCGAACTGCCACTCGCTGACCATGAACTGCCTTTTCGGTTGAACGCCCACTCACAGGGAACTTCCGGACGTCGTCATCATGCGTCGAGGCAACGACCGTAGTCGACCGTGTGAACCAAGACGCCTCGGTTGGGTAACGTCCTACGTGGGCTTAGCTCGCCGTCGTCCTGGAGTCTCAGAACCAGACTTCGGAGACCTCTCCCACTGGGCTGCGCTATCAGCATCACGTTGCGGAAGGCAGCCATATGCTGCTCTGGTTCGCCGGTACAAGAGCACGGACACCGGCGGCGCGCAGCCTTGGATGCTGCTCGGGCCGGCCGAGTACGTGGATCACACCGGAAGCAAGCCGATGGCGATCAAATGGGAGCTGAAGCACGAGATCCCGGCGGACATCTGGACGTACTCGGCGGTCGTAGCTGGGTGACGCGTCACGGCGACTCGCCCACGTCATCTGCCTAGCTGGACAGCCTGGGAGTAGACGAAGCCGAGCGACGTGAGCCCTTCGGACCGGCACAGGCGGTCTGAAGGGCCGCCCACCTCAGTCTGAAGGAGCTGGTACGTCGCCCCGCTGGACTGCCCCCAGTGCATCGCGGCTCGCCAGAGCAGGCGCCCAAGGCCCAAGCCGCGGTGAGTGGGCAGAACACCGAAGTATTGCGGCATGAGCTGCGCCGCCCCGATGGCGTCGGGTCGGATCTCCATGGGGCCGATGGCGCCAGCCACCCTGTCACCCACCACTGCGGTCAGGACAGGCCCGACCTTCCCCGCCCGCATCTGCTCGTAGAGGAACGCGAAGCCGTCAGCGGCCATCTCGCGGGCAAAGTCGGCGAAAGTGTCCCGCACTCCTCGCGGCCACTCGCCGAAGGGGTGCACCGGCCCCTCAAGCGCCGGGCAGGGGGCCGCCCGGAAGTCCTTGAGCTGCACGCGGGCGCCTCGCCCGGCGGGCACCTCCGGGCCGAGGAAGCGGACGACGCGCCCCTTCCTCGCGTCCTGGACGGCGCAGAGCTTCTGCGCCAACTCGGAGGCTGCAAGGGCGGTTTCGTCAGTCACGCCGTAGGCGTGGACCTTGACCGTTCCGCCACCCCGTCGGGACAGGGTGGGGATCAGCGTCATGCGGGGCCGATGAACAATGTCCTCGACGAGGACCGCCTCGTCTTTGCTATCGGACCAGCGGATGTCCTTGTCATACCGGAGGAAGAGCCGGTCGGTCGAGGCGGCGGTGAGAGTGTCGGCGAATACGTCCTCCGTGAGCACGGAGGGGTGTACGGGTCCGATAGTTGGCACGAACGGCACCGGCACCACTGGACGAAGCCAGTCCCAGCGGAATCGCATGTCCGCACCCTACCCGCGACGGGCACACGGAACGGGCCCCGGCGCGAAGTGCACCAGGGCCCGACCGAAACTGATCAGTGCAGGTCAGTGGGGGTTGTCGTCGCTCCCGTTGCACGAGCAGGCGACGCCTTCGAGCAGGTCATCGACATCGTCGACCGGCACGACGGTCGCGGTCTCGACGATCGCGGCCGGAAGCTCAGGACGGATGGCCGGCGGCTTGCGGCCGATGGTCACAGGTACGGGGCTCATACGCTCGCCTTCTTCTTCGATTCGGCGTGCTGGCAGTAGTTACCGAGTGGTGCCTTCGCCTCCTGGAACTGCTTCGCGAGCGGGCGGCACACCCGGCAGGTGCCGGACAGCGCACACCCCTCACAGCCCCCGGTGCGAAGCATGAGCTTGTCCGAGATGCCGGGCAAGCGGCGCAGGCCCTCGACGCCCTCGGACATGAGGTCGATCTGATCGTCGCGACCGACCTTGCAGATGCTGACCCGGCCGTGCGGGTCAGCATGGAAGAACGTGACCCCGGCATTGCAGCCGGCGAACGGCCTGCGCTCGCGCAGGTGCTCGGTGGACTGGGCAAGAAGGCTCTCGGGGCCGCCATAGATGGTGGGCGTCATGTTCGTGTAGGCGTGGTGCGGGATGCCCCACTCCTCGGCCAGCGCCGCCATGCGGTCGGCCTCGTGAGCCGTCTCGTTCGTGACGATCAGGTTCAGGCGGAGGGGGAGCCCGGCGGCGCGGCCCGCGTCGATACCGCGCTTGAACGACTTCCACGCTCCCCGGCGCCGCGTGAACTGGTCGAAGGTCTCCTCGGTGGCGCCGTACATGCTGACGACGAGCCGGTACGGCGGGCAGTCGCGGAACAGGGCCAAGATGTCGCGATGCCACAGCCGGGACGCGTTCGTGGAGACGGTGAGCATCATGCCTTGGCTGTAGGCGTACCGGTAGGCGCCGGGGAAGTCGCGGTCGATGGTCGGCTCGCCGCCCGTGATCTGGAGCCACAGGACGCCCGCGTCCCGCATGATGTCGAGGAGCTGAACCTTCTGCTCCCACGACAGGCCGTCGAACTCCTTCGCCGCGAGGTAGCAGTGCGGGCAGTCGAAGTTGCAGCCGAGGTTGATCTCCCAACTAGCCCTGCTGAAGCCGTAGTCCGACGCCGCGCGGATGATGGCGGCCCCGGCGAGCGGGCCAGTCGGCATCTCCAGGCCCCAACGCTCACGGACGGCGGCCCGCAGCCAGGCCGGCGCCGGCTCCTGTGTCTCGGCGGCCGTGGCGAGCGCGGCATAGTGGTCGGTCGGGATGCGAAGCGCAACCTGGCTACCCGGCCGAACGACGACATAGCCGTCGAGGAAGGGGCTAACCACGAGGCTGCGCCAGTGTTGCGCACGCTCGACGGAGGCCGCCAGACGCGCGGCAGTATCGGCTTCTTCGGGCTGTAAGTAGCCCATTGCTGCTCTCCCTTGAGATGCTTCGAGTTGTTGGCCCCGTCCCCGCCGCAACCTGCCGAGTGGCTGGGGGAACCTGACGCGCGAAGGGCAAGGACGGGGGGCTAGTGGCCATGACAGCGGACGTCAGCAGAGCCCCACGAACCGGCCGTATGCGACGCCCACCGCCGAGGCGGCGCGGATCACGGGGCCGGCAAGGCCCACTGACGCCACCCGAGAAGGCAGCAGTGCTGGGGCGTCGGATCGTCGAGGATGCAGGCCGCCAGCGTGGCCATCAGGGAGGGAAACACCAAGACGTAAACAAGCTGCTGTGTTCTGGGGCGTATGGGGCATCGAGCCCGCTCCTTCGGGCGTAGAGCCACAGGAACCGGCGGGTGAGGCTGGCCACGTCGCGCATGTAGATGAACGCACCGAAGGTGGGCGTGCTCGCGGTGGGGCGGTTCTGCATGTCGAGGAGCTTGTATGCCTCCCTGAACTCGGCCCGGACGCAGTCGTCTTCGTCGGCCCCAAGTTCTCCTGCGAGCAGGCCATTCAGATGGTCG comes from the Streptomyces sp. NBC_00820 genome and includes:
- a CDS encoding radical SAM protein, which produces MGYLQPEEADTAARLAASVERAQHWRSLVVSPFLDGYVVVRPGSQVALRIPTDHYAALATAAETQEPAPAWLRAAVRERWGLEMPTGPLAGAAIIRAASDYGFSRASWEINLGCNFDCPHCYLAAKEFDGLSWEQKVQLLDIMRDAGVLWLQITGGEPTIDRDFPGAYRYAYSQGMMLTVSTNASRLWHRDILALFRDCPPYRLVVSMYGATEETFDQFTRRRGAWKSFKRGIDAGRAAGLPLRLNLIVTNETAHEADRMAALAEEWGIPHHAYTNMTPTIYGGPESLLAQSTEHLRERRPFAGCNAGVTFFHADPHGRVSICKVGRDDQIDLMSEGVEGLRRLPGISDKLMLRTGGCEGCALSGTCRVCRPLAKQFQEAKAPLGNYCQHAESKKKASV
- a CDS encoding PD-(D/E)XK motif protein; this translates as MGVPLDGATGSSDENLTSPEPQAIELPWTTVEHYLGRGLGASYRLSTRDQPLVSYEISDGGQGIALHVELAGKHRVPHSPPAAVRVDRILHGGRRMARITTRDPELLRDFHDLLLAVADRIVVDGKDFKRAFDDTVHGWSALLGRPRGLSPDKRLGLHGELAVLVRVADAIGWQSALDAWVGPNGEEHDFAFESADLEVKTTASERRRHTIHGLGQLTETPGRSLWLASFRLTRGGAGGRTLTDSVSAARDAAAAEGISLRRRLDGLLTAAGWDPDQPDDERWTPRDSPLVLRATDVPRLTADDLPAGAAGRIDRVTYVVDVTDLPSVTEPPASVDLSDLPLP
- a CDS encoding GNAT family N-acetyltransferase — its product is MRFRWDWLRPVVPVPFVPTIGPVHPSVLTEDVFADTLTAASTDRLFLRYDKDIRWSDSKDEAVLVEDIVHRPRMTLIPTLSRRGGGTVKVHAYGVTDETALAASELAQKLCAVQDARKGRVVRFLGPEVPAGRGARVQLKDFRAAPCPALEGPVHPFGEWPRGVRDTFADFAREMAADGFAFLYEQMRAGKVGPVLTAVVGDRVAGAIGPMEIRPDAIGAAQLMPQYFGVLPTHRGLGLGRLLWRAAMHWGQSSGATYQLLQTEVGGPSDRLCRSEGLTSLGFVYSQAVQLGR
- a CDS encoding ATP-binding protein, with amino-acid sequence MVSEWQFEVPTAGSKRLPPDGRYMEALSSQGYGFDAAIADLVDNSIDAGAENVVIHFLRDGDRLVSLVIVDDGKGMDEEELDIAMTVGGRRGYDKRSLGMFGTGLKSASLSHADSVTVVSRTKRTRPVGRRWLMEHAKQGFQCDIIDPDFAQDFVDFYQGRPIGFQGTVVRWDGVKDFPKHGGGGQTDRYLHRTVNKLGLHLGLCLHRFLARDDFHITISVQDVRTGVEYANYGVEALDPFGYPVPGDSTYPSTFTADVPALGPVSLRAHIWPPRSSLDEYKAFGAVVEKEGFYFYRNDRLVQAGGWNNFRQPEQHLALARVAVDLPDDPEGNVFRLTVKKEGVQASPEFVSVLDGAEDDLGRTFAGYLSDAERVYREARKRAGVTRRAVVPPGRGMDPQVRQVVEEELPLLDHEEPLQFRWQKLPNDRFFEVDQEAHVLLLNQHYRAALLGGRNDGPNDAPMVKSLMYLLMQDAFQRERMGSRLKDNIELWQSVLVAAARSELDRMAD